The following is a genomic window from Aphis gossypii isolate Hap1 chromosome X, ASM2018417v2, whole genome shotgun sequence.
aatttcaacatattcagtatttttaccaattttgacttaaattcattatcagttttaaatttttcttctacattttttaatgcttCCAATTCTTTCataggaaaataatttaaaaaattggtgTCGACTGCTGTTATTggcatattatttgtttggtttttttgaagaagatttaatataatatccaatTTCTTATCAATTCTCTCCAAATACAAAGTATTTGCTGACGTtatctttttcattttattataatctatgacaatatgtttataaattataacagggacaatattatttaaggtgcttccataatatttatataacttaattaaccAAAATACCTGCAGAATTAATATCATGTTGAGAACTATTGGTGGGCCAATAACTTGAAATGTCtgctaagaaaaaaaaaaacaatgttatttgtTAACACAAAATACACTATAAATTACAGTTGAAATATTGTCATTAGTATACATAATGGATTCATTAATAGACTTTGTacctgttttattaattatgttgtcaaaattttgatttatttgattagACAAAGAAGATGAACAATTTTGTTCTTgaactaaattaaatcataaatggcACATTTTAGAGTTTTAGTTGGTTAACAGcacattaaattaacatagaatatttttattaatcaccTATGTTGTTAGCTGCAATATTACTACTTGTAGAGGATGAAAATGATGATACGTCAACAGCTAAATCatctattttgtaataaaaaatataacaattggaCAAAgttacaatacataaaaaaaagttattatgtcacctgtattgttatttgtagTAGGATAACTTTATGAGTTGTAGAGGGTGAATAGATTTCAGTTTCttgtactaaatttaaatataaataataattcttaattacTCTAATAATAGtcacaatgtataatatatttaattacctgTGTCATATGATAGGTTTGGTGGTATTTCatccatattatacaatgtattaacagcatctataatatagacataaaattataataaaattaacagaacaaacatataaatataagtaattgaaATAGATATTACATACCTGACACATAATTGATACCAACATTTTGTGTTGTTTTCGAAATACTTAAAGGTTCAGTATCACTATCAGAAcctagaaaattataaatataacttgcattgtgaatttaaatagttcatatttaaactaataaaaagttgcataattaatcaaattttatcttaaaaacataaaatgtttatcccATATAAAGAAGGTACAAAAGTAAATTTCTACATACTATCATCATTAGGTTTATggcaagtttttaatatttttctcctATTTTCTTGTCCCATATCACCTACATCAGTTTCCCCACCTGatgttaggtatatttcaACTTCTCTTGATGCGGCATCTTcataattatcttaaatgtAATTGATTGATAAGGTacatagcaaaaaaaaatacaatttaaaatataaaaccgaaacacctaatatatattctataggtacctaccataACGTTCAACTACTCTAACTGGGTGAGATGTCCATTTAGAAGTAGGCAATGCAGCATTTCTCAACATTGTGGGGGATACTCTCATATTAGGCCACTTACAATAGTATGAATCGCCACATTTTGACAGCCAATTCATAGGAATGACCGAATATTTATGTTCTTTTGGAAAATATCCAATTATCCACTAAAAGATATCGATTAAGTGGTACAAGTCCatgaaaaaatcattaaagacacattattttattcaaaaatgcatttactttaattatttagcttTGTACATTCTTatgatatatacctatgtcctattataataataataataattttatttattttccaactatagtttaaaaattttagaaaaacaaaattaacatattatattatgcaagtaggtattaatattatataaatacaaaattatatagctaCCTAATTACGTATACCTCAATAGAacgaaatcataatatttaaataaataaataataataccaataggtgttaatgtaaaatatcaatatgtaAAGCAGGTTGTATGTATGGCTATTTACcctctatataattataatgaaataaattaataataaaatatagattattttacataGAATAGTGTGTTGGTTatcataatagaaaaaatagaaaaatatacaacataagTACCTGTGATGGTGAACTTGTTCCTTccatatttcaatatacaattatcaatctgtaaaattgtattaatacctatatttaattaatattaaatagtaaatatataagtatataacactAGAGATAACGTGAGatgaaatttgtattatgGCCCTGGGTATTGCCTATTTTAACCCGACGTTAGTAAGTCACATTGTGGTCTGTTCGATcatgtaaaatttttcaataataaaaaaacgtttcatacacttttataaattttattaaaacaaataattatttcaaacaatttttacaatttatatgggtaatataattacaaaaagttACTTCTGAGGTtacttctttattattaaacgaatattaataataggtaataaaaaaaaaaagaatgtaggtaggtacaaattATATGAAGTCTCGTGGACCGCAATTTGAAGTTTTCAAAAACACCCTTGGCagccaaatttttatatttattttattattatagtatttttaataatatgagtaaaaAGTAAATCAGCATCAATTACTGAAATGCAAAACGTTTAAATCAAGATGTAAAAAAGTTGGATAATTTTGACCATAGCGAGACTAACGtcgagttaaatattattaatttatataggtactaaaatcaatattaaataagtacttacgtatttaactgtattttcaattttgctAGGTATAGTTAGGAAATTGGACATCGGCAGACagcaatataatgttatgaatttaatatatttaatatttatgataaaaccGTTATAATGCGTATAGTTGATGCAGAATAATAAGTGTACGACGCGCCCGCGCGCCGCGGTGAGCGAGCCAGCGACcataatatagataagtaCTCAATACGGCCGGCTGGATAAACCcgtaaacatataaataatatatggttatttttagttttaatatattattaacaataatataaaaacaacaaagtGATGTTTATGCTACTACTATGtgcagttatattattaataacaaatgttatacatttccaCTTCTGAGGAACGTAATTTCTTAACTACCCAgagacattaaaatatacacatctctagaaatgttttgaaataaactactaattattattgatctatAGTATGTTATACAGATGTTATATTTTGGAACTAAAATTACACAAATTTTGTACATCCTGACAACCAATGTTAGATGTTTACACGAGAGGTCACATTTGAGATGACAAAATCATCTTCTATGAGATGTAATATTAATCCTGTGGTACAGTGGGTATACTTCTAGTGTATAGcgttaaatcatattattaaacataatcgCCAAAAATAAAGTCCCAATTCAAACCATAATAACAGTTGGAGATAGACGAAAGACGGTACACGCGTTTTTGCATTAATTGCTGTAAAAATGACGTTTTCGCCGTGTTGGTGCAGTTTAAGGTCATTGGGGAAAAAAACAAACGAAGGcgcgtcatattattatatgcgtcTCACACGGAgtcgtttatataaatattaaaacacgtATATTAATACCTTCACGCAAAGAGTCGACGGCGGGTGGCACTCGGACCTTTACATCGGGGCCCTCTCAGGCGCTGCGCtggttttttacttttaatttagatttcaaAAACACGAAGCGTCGCTCGCACACaaacacaacacacacacacgtattattattatacgtgaaTATTAAACAGCGTCGACGGATCTCGCTGTGGGATGCACAGCCGAATCATTCTCGCGAAATTCCTCGCATGTTCGTTTGGTTTAATTAATGTCGGCACCggctatatacatatataatagtaataataatatgtgtgccGCGTATACGGCAGACCCCTTTTCGGTTACGATTCATTTGTTTGAGCCGCAGCTGGGGTTTCCCTCGTCTCGTTTCCACTCCTCGCCGGCCTTCCAGTCGATTTTCCCTCCGCTCTACCGTCCGCGAGTAAGGACCAAGTCGTCTCCCTCACCGCCCCTCCCCTATATTTGGTGATATATTTGTTCCTTCCCTTCG
Proteins encoded in this region:
- the LOC114125686 gene encoding uncharacterized protein LOC114125686 encodes the protein MEGTSSPSQWIIGYFPKEHKYSVIPMNWLSKCGDSYYCKWPNMRVSPTMLRNAALPTSKWTSHPVRVVERYDNYEDAASREVEIYLTSGGETDVGDMGQENRRKILKTCHKPNDDSSDSDTEPLSISKTTQNVGINYVSDDLAVDVSSFSSSTSSNIAANNIVQEQNCSSSLSNQINQNFDNIINKTADISSYWPTNSSQHDINSADYNKMKKITSANTLYLERIDKKLDIILNLLQKNQTNNMPITAVDTNFLNYFPMKELEALKNVEEKFKTDNEFKSKLVNLITSIGGTNAKHFVKRVLSKLFSNELASHCSWTGFKNDCRLDGLELIKTMKNICIGIFQNDENSFEIFIKDWFRHAAQRLKRDIVDNDSSKKKDHN